CAAAGGAAGGACGAAGGTGGATTTCAAGGAAAAGCAGCGGATATTTTTTCTTTAGGAAGAACAATACAATACGATGTCATCAATTCTATTATTATTCACTTATGTGAAAAAGCTGAAGTAGATATTAAAGATTTAGTTAGAATATTTTTATTCCCCAGAAAATTCTCCGGCCATATTTCCGATAAAAAACTTATGGCGTATGAAACAATCAATCCAGGCTATGTATTTTATATGGAAAGGACTGAACGACAAGAAGAGTATATCTTAATTTTTGAGAAAGAAACCGAGGTTTATGAGAGGACTCTTAAGATTATTCACCTTTTAGAGGGATGTTTGGAAGACCTAGAATATTTCAAACTTGTAGGGTTAACTGCATTAGCAAGAGATTTACAAGTCACGAACAAAGCAAGCCTTCTGGGTTCATTCGGTCTTACGGAAGAAAATCAATCAGATCAGTTGATTCAAAAGGTTTTGGAAAGACTTAGGATCATTGAAAATAAATATTGCTTTCGGTCTCCAGATTTTGGTAGGGATTCCTCTTTTGAAGAAGAATCAACATTAGATAACGGATCACCTAAGCGAAGGAAAAAAGAAACGCCTGAGAGAGGAGAAAGAGAAGTATCAGTATTAGCTCCCGAAACACCTAAGACAGAATTAGATTTCGAACCACCTAAGATAGAAGGAGATGATTTTTAACCATAACTACCATTTAATACTTGTCTTGGGCAATCCGTCCATTCCGAAGCAAAGGGGATTTCCTTGGAATGAAGGCGTCCTTCCCAACCTGGAGGGATAAAGTTAAACCCCATGTCGTTTGCAATGATCTCGAGTTTTTGCATATCTAAAAGCCAGGGGAAAGAGTAGAGATTAGGCTGCAGCCCGATATTTCCACTGATGTTGAGTTTGGTAATGTTGAGTTCTTGTAGTTGGATAGGAAGCCAATTGATCTTGTTTCCACTAATATCTAATGTAACCGCAGATTGACACTCTATCAAAATTTGAGGAGGAAGACGATGAAGATCAAGATTGCTGAAATCTAGATGTGTGATTTTTGCAAATCCATTTGGATACCTCGCTCTGATTTTTTCAGCATCTTTTTCATAGGATTTGATCAAGCTTACTGCGTTTTTTGGAAGAGCATTACGTTCAACAAGTGGGAGCTCTTGAGAAAAGTGGATTGGAGAAATCCCGCCTAAGTGGTCAGACTGAAAACAAATATAGCTTTGATCAACTCGAGTGCGATATGCTACAACTTCCATCTAATTTTCCTTAATTTGTTTATGTAAGAACCAACTATAGTTAATTAAAATATTAAAGTCACACGGATTTTTCATTTATGAGATTATTTGTAAATAGCAAGACTTAATCTGACACTTATGGTAAATTGAACAGGCTTTGTTGCATAATTCATTGAAAGTCTTTTTGGCCCTCCCACTTCTGTGGGTCAGTTTATCACTTTATAACTATCTGGCATACCCAGTTCGGTCATACAGTTCAGAGCTTGGAGCTTTATCATAGATTCGGTAAATTGATTTGCCCAGGTTCTTGAGCGAAGTTTGTCTCCCACAATCGTCTTGAATCGGAACATAAAAGTCTCGACCAAAGACCTTTTATGATATCCCACCTTCTCCTTCCAAAGCTTTCTCCCATCTTCTCCACCTCGCCTGATTTCCTCTATAGCTGTATTTCTTTGAGCCAAGCATGGAGCGGGATCTTTCTTGTGAAGGCGGGCATTGTTTGGTGGTGGAATGACCGGCCTTCCCCCTCGATCATCTACGGCCATCCGACAATCTATTGTGTCATAGGCCCCGTCACCGTAAACATCTCCCAACGAGAAGTCGTCTAGGCAATCCATCATCTCAACCATAGCTGCGTCATCAGTTACATTATTTGAGCTCAGAGCTCCAATAACAATCTCATTCGAATCAACACACATGCCCACATGAAGTTTTCTCCATGTTCTCCTTTTAGAGTATCCATGCTTGCGGGTTTTCCATTCACCCTCACCAAAAACTTTCAATCCGGTAGAATCGAAAATCACATTCAAGCTTTCCCCTGGCTTAAGAGGCCTTTTTAAAGGGATTTTCAGATGTCTGGCTCTCCGAGAGAAGACTGAGTAATGGGGGCAGTTAAGGTTGAGACCTAAGATCGCAATAAGTGACTCGATAAAGCCCTGAAGTTGACGAAGCTTACAATGAAAAACTGCGCGTATCATCAAGGCACATAGGATGGCGTCATCAGAATAGAATTTTGGCCGACCTCGACTGCCTAAATTTTCGTTGGAATACCACTTCTCTATAACTTCGGGACTAAACCAAAAAGTGATGCTCCCCCTATTTTTCAATGAAGTGTTATACTGCTTCC
The Candidatus Neptunochlamydia sp. REUL1 DNA segment above includes these coding regions:
- a CDS encoding IS5 family transposase, encoding MTNKKDSNPSKKRDLYRIRNWKQYNTSLKNRGSITFWFSPEVIEKWYSNENLGSRGRPKFYSDDAILCALMIRAVFHCKLRQLQGFIESLIAILGLNLNCPHYSVFSRRARHLKIPLKRPLKPGESLNVIFDSTGLKVFGEGEWKTRKHGYSKRRTWRKLHVGMCVDSNEIVIGALSSNNVTDDAAMVEMMDCLDDFSLGDVYGDGAYDTIDCRMAVDDRGGRPVIPPPNNARLHKKDPAPCLAQRNTAIEEIRRGGEDGRKLWKEKVGYHKRSLVETFMFRFKTIVGDKLRSRTWANQFTESMIKLQALNCMTELGMPDSYKVIN
- a CDS encoding protein kinase domain-containing protein, whose amino-acid sequence is MSFRREVECLSLLTPESKKSPNIDHFKGVYNVCNEKESYIALFEEGCCDFCNIPYSEIKKPVSFALTQLISIGEGIASLHRSDLVHRDIKGKNLLVGCGEAPGKVTDFGMLQKCGPKGETHSTACTPFHAAPYIWSNILGQKYRTKSGQRKDEGGFQGKAADIFSLGRTIQYDVINSIIIHLCEKAEVDIKDLVRIFLFPRKFSGHISDKKLMAYETINPGYVFYMERTERQEEYILIFEKETEVYERTLKIIHLLEGCLEDLEYFKLVGLTALARDLQVTNKASLLGSFGLTEENQSDQLIQKVLERLRIIENKYCFRSPDFGRDSSFEEESTLDNGSPKRRKKETPERGEREVSVLAPETPKTELDFEPPKIEGDDF